The following coding sequences are from one Rhabdothermincola sediminis window:
- a CDS encoding M24 family metallopeptidase produces MSSWSPHAARVARVRRAMEDAGVDVLLLSVGADLPWLIGYEAMPLERLTMLVVPRDAQPTLVVPLLEAPRVREEPEVFGVRTWAETDDPVELVADLAGLASVAAVGNRTWAQFLIELQRRMPGTTFRNASDITGPLRAVKDASEIAALRRAAAAVDRVAGQLQQGEIPLVGRTEAEVAAELGRRILAEGHQRVNFAIVAAGEHAASPHHEPGNRVIEPNEIVLCDFGGTMLGADGAGYCSDITRCVYTGEPPPEVRDLYRVLRDAQQAAVAGAKAGVACEEVDAIARGRITEAGFGECFIHRTGHGIGVEEHEHPYIVAGNHTPLVEGNAFSIEPGIYLAGRFGVRLEDIVVVAEGGPEPLNAADHDLVPIDA; encoded by the coding sequence ATGTCTTCCTGGTCCCCCCACGCGGCGCGCGTGGCTCGCGTGCGGCGAGCCATGGAGGACGCCGGCGTCGACGTGCTGCTGCTGTCGGTGGGCGCGGACCTGCCGTGGCTGATCGGCTACGAAGCCATGCCGCTCGAGCGGCTCACCATGCTGGTGGTGCCCCGTGACGCGCAGCCGACGCTGGTGGTCCCCTTGCTCGAAGCGCCGCGGGTCCGCGAGGAACCGGAGGTCTTCGGGGTGCGGACCTGGGCCGAGACCGACGACCCCGTGGAGCTGGTGGCGGACCTGGCCGGGCTGGCCTCGGTGGCCGCCGTCGGGAACCGCACCTGGGCGCAGTTCCTCATCGAGCTGCAGCGGCGCATGCCGGGCACGACCTTCCGGAACGCCAGCGACATCACCGGTCCGCTGCGGGCGGTGAAGGATGCCAGCGAGATCGCCGCCCTCCGGCGAGCGGCCGCGGCGGTCGATCGGGTGGCGGGCCAGCTCCAGCAGGGTGAGATCCCGCTCGTTGGTCGCACCGAGGCCGAGGTCGCCGCCGAGCTGGGCCGGCGGATCCTGGCGGAGGGCCACCAGCGGGTGAACTTCGCCATCGTCGCCGCAGGGGAGCACGCCGCCAGCCCGCACCACGAGCCCGGCAACCGGGTCATCGAGCCGAACGAGATCGTCCTGTGCGACTTCGGTGGCACCATGCTCGGTGCCGACGGTGCCGGGTACTGCTCGGACATCACCCGCTGCGTGTACACCGGCGAGCCGCCACCGGAGGTTCGCGACCTGTACCGGGTGCTGCGCGACGCACAGCAGGCGGCGGTCGCCGGGGCGAAGGCCGGAGTGGCGTGCGAGGAGGTCGACGCCATCGCCCGGGGACGCATCACCGAGGCAGGCTTCGGCGAGTGCTTCATCCACCGTACGGGTCACGGCATCGGCGTGGAGGAGCACGAGCACCCTTACATCGTCGCCGGCAACCACACCCCCCTGGTGGAGGGCAACGCGTTCTCGATCGAGCCTGGCATCTACCTGGCCGGCCGCTTCGGTGTCCGGCTCGAGGACATCGTGGTGGTCGCCGAGGGGGGACCCGAGCCACTCAACGCCGCCGACCACGACCTCGTCCCGATCGACGCGTGA
- a CDS encoding nucleotide sugar dehydrogenase gives MSSESQRLVVVGQGYVGLPLAVRAVEQGFDVVGLDVDEAKIKRLAAGESPVEDITDERLRAALATGRYRPTTAAEDCEGFDVAVISVPTPLREGNPDLSYIEQAAAAIAPHLRRGATVVLESTTYPGTTEELVGPILEDGSGLVAGSDFHLGYSPERIDPGNRTWTLENTPKVVSGVDAASLAAVQAFYDAIVDTTVPVSSPKEAELTKLLENTFRHVNIALVNELAMFANELGIDVWEAIDAASTKPFGFMRFTPGPGVGGHCLPIDPSYLSWRVRRSLGETFRFVELANDVNDHMPDYVVRRLMMALNRRGLAMKGRRVLLLGMSYKRNTGDARESPSQPIARQLVQLEAEVLVVDPFVDDRHLPPGVTRVELTPEVLRSAAAVLLLVGHDAFDRELIVEHASYVFDSQRCLPPAANVEYL, from the coding sequence ATGTCGAGCGAGTCGCAGCGGCTGGTGGTCGTGGGGCAGGGCTACGTCGGTCTCCCGCTCGCCGTGCGCGCCGTCGAGCAGGGCTTCGACGTGGTGGGCCTCGACGTCGACGAGGCCAAGATCAAACGCCTCGCGGCCGGTGAGTCGCCAGTGGAGGACATCACCGACGAGCGGCTGCGCGCCGCGCTGGCCACGGGCCGGTACCGGCCCACCACCGCCGCCGAGGACTGCGAGGGGTTCGACGTGGCGGTGATCTCCGTACCCACCCCACTGCGCGAGGGCAACCCCGACCTCAGCTACATCGAGCAGGCCGCCGCCGCCATCGCGCCCCATCTGCGCCGAGGGGCCACGGTCGTGCTGGAATCCACGACCTACCCAGGCACCACCGAGGAGCTTGTGGGGCCGATCCTCGAGGACGGCTCGGGGCTGGTGGCGGGCAGCGACTTCCACCTGGGCTACAGCCCGGAGCGCATCGATCCCGGCAACCGCACCTGGACCCTCGAGAACACCCCCAAGGTGGTCTCCGGGGTGGACGCCGCGTCGCTCGCCGCGGTGCAGGCCTTCTACGACGCCATCGTCGACACCACCGTGCCGGTCTCGTCGCCGAAGGAGGCCGAGCTCACCAAGCTGCTCGAGAACACGTTCCGGCACGTGAACATCGCGCTGGTCAATGAGCTGGCCATGTTCGCCAACGAGCTGGGCATCGACGTGTGGGAGGCCATAGACGCCGCCTCCACCAAGCCGTTCGGATTCATGCGGTTCACGCCTGGCCCCGGAGTGGGCGGTCACTGCCTACCCATCGACCCCTCGTACCTCTCGTGGCGGGTTCGCCGCTCGCTGGGCGAGACGTTCCGCTTCGTCGAGCTGGCCAACGACGTCAACGACCACATGCCCGACTACGTCGTGCGCCGGCTGATGATGGCGTTGAACCGCCGGGGCCTGGCGATGAAGGGGCGACGGGTGCTGCTGCTCGGCATGTCCTACAAGCGCAACACGGGTGACGCCCGCGAGTCGCCCTCGCAGCCCATCGCCCGCCAGCTCGTGCAGCTCGAAGCCGAGGTGCTCGTCGTGGACCCCTTCGTCGACGACCGCCACCTGCCGCCCGGGGTCACCCGGGTCGAGCTCACCCCCGAGGTGCTGCGCAGCGCCGCCGCGGTGCTCCTGCTCGTCGGGCACGACGCCTTCGACCGGGAGCTGATCGTCGAGCACGCCAGCTACGTGTTCGATTCGCAGCGGTGCCTGCCGCCGGCGGCCAACGTCGAGTACCTCTGA
- a CDS encoding SRPBCC family protein, with protein MSRSKRQVSVSRVIAAPPEKIFDVLADPSKHPIIDGSGTVKHARASAPRRLELGSTFGMDMRMGVPYVIKNTVVEYEPNRLIAWRHFGRHRWRFELEPVEGGTRVTETFDWSTALAPWLIELVGYPKRHPTNMLATLERLDAYVTTGEVPAS; from the coding sequence GTGAGCAGGTCGAAGCGGCAGGTGTCGGTGAGCCGGGTGATCGCGGCTCCGCCGGAGAAGATCTTCGACGTGCTGGCGGACCCGTCCAAACACCCGATCATCGACGGGTCCGGCACCGTCAAGCACGCCCGGGCCAGCGCGCCCCGCCGACTCGAGCTGGGCTCGACGTTCGGCATGGATATGCGGATGGGCGTGCCCTACGTCATCAAGAACACGGTGGTGGAGTACGAGCCGAACCGGTTGATCGCCTGGCGCCACTTCGGGCGGCATCGCTGGCGCTTCGAGCTGGAGCCGGTGGAGGGTGGTACTCGGGTCACGGAGACCTTCGACTGGTCCACGGCGCTCGCGCCCTGGCTGATCGAGCTGGTCGGGTACCCGAAGCGGCACCCGACCAACATGCTCGCGACCCTGGAGCGCCTCGACGCCTACGTCACCACCGGCGAGGTACCGGCGAGCTGA
- a CDS encoding TIGR01777 family oxidoreductase — MDIAITGASGLIGRALATDLQRDGHRVVAVSRNPAALRGLDALGWDPAATRIDRVGFEGIDAVVHLAGAGIGDHRWTDAYKREIRESRELGTRLLAETLASLQRPPPVLVSGSAIGYYGDRGDEVLTEQSPPGGGFLAEVCIGWEAAAAPATEAGIRTAFIRTGIVLSAEGGALAKLLPLFRLGLGGRMGSGRQWWSWISIADEVRAIRWLIDHDLSGPVNLTAPTPVTNAAFTKVLASVLRRPAVFPVPAFAPRLLRGAELADELLFASQRVEPAVLAGSGFTFSAPDLEGALRDILDSRKEAGR; from the coding sequence ATGGACATCGCGATCACGGGTGCGAGCGGCCTGATCGGTCGAGCGTTGGCCACGGATCTCCAGCGTGACGGCCATCGGGTGGTCGCGGTCTCCCGCAATCCGGCGGCGCTGCGGGGTCTGGACGCCCTGGGCTGGGATCCGGCCGCGACGCGCATCGACCGGGTGGGCTTCGAGGGGATCGACGCGGTGGTGCACCTCGCCGGCGCGGGCATCGGCGACCACCGCTGGACCGACGCCTACAAGCGCGAGATCCGCGAGAGCCGCGAGCTCGGCACCCGGCTCTTGGCCGAGACCCTCGCCAGCCTGCAACGGCCCCCTCCGGTGCTCGTGTCCGGCTCCGCGATCGGCTACTACGGCGACCGGGGCGACGAGGTGCTCACCGAGCAGAGCCCACCGGGCGGCGGGTTCCTCGCCGAGGTGTGCATCGGGTGGGAGGCCGCCGCGGCGCCCGCGACGGAAGCCGGGATCCGCACCGCGTTCATCCGCACCGGCATCGTGCTGTCCGCAGAGGGCGGCGCGCTCGCGAAGCTGCTGCCGCTGTTCCGGTTGGGGCTCGGCGGCCGCATGGGGAGCGGCCGCCAGTGGTGGAGCTGGATCTCCATCGCCGACGAGGTGCGGGCGATCCGCTGGCTGATCGACCACGACCTGTCGGGACCGGTGAACCTCACCGCGCCGACCCCTGTGACCAACGCGGCATTCACCAAGGTCCTGGCGTCGGTACTGCGCCGGCCGGCCGTCTTCCCGGTCCCCGCGTTCGCCCCGAGGCTGCTGCGCGGGGCAGAGTTGGCCGACGAGCTGCTCTTCGCCAGCCAGCGGGTCGAGCCTGCGGTCCTGGCCGGGAGCGGCTTCACGTTCTCGGCGCCGGACCTCGAAGGCGCGCTGCGGGACATCCTCGACAGCAGGAAGGAGGCAGGCAGGTGA
- a CDS encoding lipopolysaccharide assembly protein LapA domain-containing protein, with product MAREAEHRGAKMQVDARLVGGAVILLALLAFVGQNREEVPFTFLFLQFTAPLWLMLAGTVVLALLVGFLAGRRSRRPKR from the coding sequence ATGGCTCGTGAGGCTGAACATCGCGGCGCCAAGATGCAGGTCGATGCCCGGCTGGTGGGCGGCGCGGTGATCCTGCTGGCCCTGCTGGCCTTCGTCGGACAGAACCGGGAAGAGGTCCCGTTCACGTTCCTCTTCCTCCAGTTCACCGCCCCGCTGTGGCTGATGCTGGCCGGCACGGTGGTGCTGGCGTTGCTCGTCGGTTTCCTGGCCGGTCGCCGGTCGCGCCGCCCCAAGCGCTGA
- the ku gene encoding non-homologous end joining protein Ku, with translation MPRAIWSGSISFGLVNIPVKLYSAVTRKTVQFNQLDARTHARVKQKRVSAETGEEVPWEQVVKGYELGSGSYVVITDEELAALDPKAVRTIDIEEFVDLADIDPIFYDSAYYLAPDAAAKPYALLAKAMEEEGKVGIAHFVMRTKQYLAAIRPRDGVLLLSTMVYADEINDPAQIPELADLGEMELPDKELVMARQLIATLSADFEPEKFHDTYREAVIDLIEQKARGAGVLAAPAAAEPARVVDLMAALEASVAAAKEARKRHPTAHEPQAEAEGAVTGEGPATEARTATG, from the coding sequence ATGCCGCGAGCCATCTGGAGCGGGTCGATCAGCTTCGGCCTGGTCAACATCCCCGTGAAGCTGTACAGCGCGGTGACTCGCAAGACCGTGCAGTTCAACCAACTCGACGCCCGTACCCATGCGCGGGTCAAGCAGAAGCGCGTCTCGGCCGAGACGGGTGAAGAAGTCCCCTGGGAGCAGGTCGTCAAGGGCTACGAGCTGGGCTCGGGCAGCTACGTGGTCATCACCGACGAGGAGCTGGCTGCACTCGATCCCAAAGCGGTGCGCACGATCGACATCGAGGAGTTCGTCGATCTCGCGGACATCGATCCGATCTTCTACGACTCCGCGTACTACCTGGCGCCCGACGCCGCGGCCAAGCCCTATGCGTTGCTCGCCAAGGCGATGGAGGAAGAAGGCAAGGTCGGCATCGCGCACTTCGTGATGCGCACCAAGCAGTACCTGGCGGCGATCCGGCCCAGGGACGGTGTGCTGCTGCTGTCGACGATGGTCTACGCCGACGAGATCAACGACCCGGCGCAGATCCCCGAGCTGGCCGATCTGGGCGAGATGGAGCTCCCCGACAAGGAGCTGGTGATGGCCCGCCAGCTCATCGCCACCCTCTCGGCGGACTTCGAGCCGGAGAAGTTCCACGACACCTACCGTGAAGCGGTGATCGATCTCATCGAGCAGAAGGCCCGGGGAGCCGGAGTGCTGGCTGCGCCGGCGGCCGCGGAGCCCGCCAGGGTGGTCGACCTGATGGCGGCGTTGGAGGCTTCGGTCGCGGCGGCGAAAGAGGCTCGCAAGCGGCACCCGACCGCGCACGAGCCGCAGGCCGAGGCCGAGGGCGCTGTCACCGGGGAGGGTCCCGCCACCGAAGCCCGCACCGCGACGGGTTGA
- the lpdA gene encoding dihydrolipoyl dehydrogenase yields MVPTAENFDLVIIGGGPAGYAAALYGASAGLHIALIERAKLGGTCLHVGCIPAKELLETAAVYRTVSRAGEFGINAGSPSVDFGVTQARKQQIVDQLTTGLTGLLKRRTVTLFDGTGTLHPGRVVRVSGGASGEVELTGDHVLLASGSVPRTIPGFEVDGRFVVTSDELLSLQTLPATAVVIGGGAIGCEFASMMADLGTEVTVLEALPKILPGCDDDITKLVTRAFSKRGIEVRTGVTVTGHTPGEKTTVVALGDGQSIETELVVVSVGRRPLSETLGLEGTAVEVTERGHVVVDERCRTAEPGVYAAGDLIATPALAHVGFAEGMLVVKDVLGEDPLPIAYDRVPWCIYCHPEVAFAGLSEEAAKEAGYDVVTAKQRYGGNGRAMIVGDNEGMVKIIAERNADGGAGQILGVHMVGPWVTEQLGQAYLAVNWEATAAEVAQFIQPHPTMSEVFGEAAMALTGRSLH; encoded by the coding sequence GTGGTCCCCACGGCCGAGAACTTCGACCTCGTGATCATCGGAGGTGGGCCCGCCGGTTACGCAGCTGCCCTCTACGGCGCCTCGGCGGGGCTGCACATCGCGCTCATCGAGCGGGCGAAGCTCGGCGGCACTTGCCTGCACGTGGGCTGCATCCCCGCCAAGGAGCTCCTCGAGACCGCAGCCGTGTACCGCACGGTGAGCCGGGCGGGGGAGTTCGGCATCAATGCCGGGTCCCCGTCGGTCGACTTCGGGGTCACCCAGGCCCGCAAGCAGCAGATCGTCGACCAGCTCACCACCGGCCTGACCGGTCTGCTCAAGCGGCGCACCGTCACCCTCTTCGACGGCACCGGCACCCTGCACCCGGGCCGGGTGGTGCGCGTCAGTGGCGGCGCGTCCGGGGAGGTCGAGCTCACCGGTGACCACGTGCTGCTGGCGTCCGGGTCGGTGCCCCGGACCATCCCCGGCTTCGAGGTCGACGGCCGCTTCGTCGTCACCTCCGACGAGCTGCTCTCCCTGCAGACCCTGCCCGCCACCGCTGTGGTGATCGGGGGTGGCGCCATCGGCTGCGAGTTCGCCTCCATGATGGCCGACCTCGGGACCGAGGTCACCGTGCTCGAAGCGCTGCCCAAGATCCTGCCGGGCTGTGACGACGACATCACCAAGCTGGTCACCAGGGCGTTCTCCAAGCGGGGCATCGAGGTGCGCACCGGGGTCACCGTGACCGGCCACACGCCGGGCGAGAAGACCACCGTCGTCGCCTTGGGTGATGGTCAGTCGATCGAGACCGAGCTGGTGGTGGTGTCGGTGGGCCGGCGCCCGCTCTCGGAGACCCTCGGGTTGGAGGGCACCGCGGTCGAGGTCACCGAGCGGGGCCACGTGGTGGTCGACGAGCGCTGCCGCACCGCCGAGCCCGGGGTGTACGCCGCCGGTGACCTCATCGCCACCCCCGCCCTGGCCCACGTGGGCTTCGCGGAGGGCATGTTGGTGGTGAAGGACGTGCTCGGTGAGGACCCGCTCCCCATCGCCTACGACCGGGTGCCGTGGTGCATCTACTGCCACCCCGAGGTGGCCTTCGCCGGGCTCTCCGAAGAGGCGGCCAAGGAGGCCGGCTACGACGTGGTGACCGCCAAGCAGCGCTACGGAGGCAACGGCCGGGCGATGATCGTCGGTGACAACGAGGGGATGGTGAAGATCATCGCCGAGCGCAACGCGGACGGCGGCGCCGGGCAGATCCTCGGGGTGCACATGGTGGGCCCGTGGGTCACCGAGCAGCTCGGGCAGGCCTACCTGGCGGTGAACTGGGAAGCCACCGCGGCGGAGGTGGCCCAGTTCATCCAGCCTCATCCCACGATGAGCGAGGTGTTCGGCGAGGCGGCGATGGCCCTCACCGGACGCTCGTTGCACTGA
- a CDS encoding SDR family NAD(P)-dependent oxidoreductase, whose product MDINGISAIVTGGASGIGEACARQLTARGAKVVIADLQDDKGNALASELGGAFAHVDVTNTDEVIAAVELAKEMGPLRALVNSAGIGWATRTIGKDGRYESAHDLEVFRKVVEVNLIGTFNCIRLAATAMSQTEPLDSGERGAIVNISSVAAFDGQIGQASYSASKGGVVGMTLPVARDLSAVGIRVNTVAPGLIDTPIYGQGEASEAFKANLEKGVLFPKRLGTPDELASMVLELIGNSYMNAETIRVDGGIRMQPK is encoded by the coding sequence ATGGACATCAACGGGATCTCCGCAATCGTGACCGGCGGGGCCTCGGGCATCGGCGAGGCCTGCGCCCGCCAGCTCACGGCCCGGGGGGCGAAGGTCGTCATCGCCGACCTTCAGGACGACAAGGGCAACGCGCTGGCTTCGGAGCTGGGCGGCGCCTTCGCACACGTCGACGTCACCAACACCGACGAAGTGATCGCCGCGGTCGAGCTGGCCAAGGAGATGGGCCCGCTGCGGGCGCTGGTGAACTCCGCCGGCATCGGGTGGGCCACCCGCACCATCGGCAAGGACGGCCGCTACGAATCCGCCCACGACCTCGAGGTGTTCCGCAAGGTCGTGGAGGTCAACCTGATCGGCACCTTCAACTGCATCCGCCTGGCGGCCACCGCCATGAGCCAGACCGAACCGCTCGACAGCGGCGAGCGGGGCGCCATCGTGAACATCTCCTCGGTGGCGGCCTTCGACGGCCAGATCGGCCAGGCCTCCTACTCGGCCTCCAAGGGCGGCGTCGTCGGTATGACCCTCCCCGTGGCCCGCGACCTCTCCGCCGTGGGCATCCGGGTGAACACGGTGGCGCCTGGCCTCATCGACACCCCGATCTACGGCCAGGGCGAGGCGTCCGAAGCGTTCAAGGCCAACCTCGAGAAGGGCGTGCTGTTCCCCAAGCGGCTCGGCACCCCCGACGAGCTGGCCAGCATGGTGCTCGAGCTCATCGGCAACAGCTACATGAACGCCGAGACCATCCGCGTCGACGGCGGCATCCGCATGCAGCCCAAGTGA
- the lipA gene encoding lipoyl synthase, producing the protein MAPFSRGEGPGELPAPSGEGSLRLRGRLAEAGVAGGHDLHERKPHWMRAEVRIGDGYLRLKRTMRELGLVTVCEEAGCPNIFECWADGTATFMINGERCTRACGFCLVDTRRPGPFDPGEPARVAEAVHRMGLQYAVVTAVARDDLPDGGASAFAATIDAIRARTPQVAIEVLIPDCKGDAVALATIFDARPDVLNHNLETVARLQRAVRPSAGYARSLAVLAAAKRAGLTTKSGLVLGFGESFDEVVAALADLAGVGTDIVTLGQYLRPSSQHLPVARWWEPGEFAELARIGEGMGIPHVEAGPLARSSYHARHAAGTAGDKVAGAVPASSPLRH; encoded by the coding sequence CTGGCGCCGTTCAGCAGGGGGGAAGGGCCAGGTGAACTCCCCGCGCCGAGCGGTGAGGGCTCTCTGCGCCTCCGGGGACGCCTGGCCGAGGCAGGGGTGGCCGGGGGCCACGACCTCCACGAACGCAAACCGCACTGGATGCGCGCCGAGGTGCGCATCGGCGACGGCTACCTGCGGCTGAAGCGCACGATGCGCGAGCTGGGGCTGGTCACGGTGTGCGAGGAGGCGGGCTGTCCGAACATCTTCGAGTGCTGGGCCGACGGCACGGCCACGTTCATGATCAACGGTGAGCGTTGCACCCGGGCCTGTGGCTTCTGCCTGGTGGACACCCGGCGGCCCGGCCCATTCGACCCCGGCGAGCCGGCCCGGGTGGCCGAGGCGGTGCATCGGATGGGTCTGCAGTACGCCGTGGTGACCGCGGTGGCTCGCGACGACCTACCCGACGGTGGGGCCAGCGCCTTCGCCGCCACCATCGACGCCATCCGGGCCCGCACGCCGCAGGTGGCGATCGAAGTCCTCATCCCCGACTGCAAGGGTGACGCAGTCGCGCTGGCGACCATCTTCGACGCCCGCCCCGACGTGCTGAACCACAACCTGGAGACCGTCGCCCGCCTCCAGCGAGCCGTGCGACCCTCGGCGGGGTACGCCCGTAGCCTCGCGGTGCTCGCGGCCGCCAAGCGAGCCGGCCTGACCACCAAGTCCGGTTTGGTCCTCGGGTTCGGCGAGAGCTTCGACGAGGTGGTGGCCGCGCTGGCGGACCTCGCCGGTGTGGGCACCGACATCGTCACCCTCGGCCAGTACCTGCGGCCCAGTTCGCAGCACCTGCCGGTGGCCCGGTGGTGGGAGCCCGGTGAGTTCGCCGAGCTGGCCCGCATCGGCGAGGGCATGGGGATCCCCCACGTGGAGGCCGGCCCGCTCGCCCGCTCCAGTTACCACGCTCGCCATGCGGCCGGTACCGCGGGAGACAAGGTCGCAGGCGCTGTTCCGGCTTCCAGTCCCCTGCGCCACTGA
- a CDS encoding dihydrolipoamide acetyltransferase family protein: MAEIQMPQLGESVTEGTITKWFKAVGDHVAEDEVLFEVSTDKVDSEVPSPVSGYLAEIRVPEGETVEVGAVLAVVTEAPVEGAAAAPPPPRDEPAAPPTEQPPAKAAEAHRPEAEPVPPPPAPSPQPPTASAAAPAAATDGQTKGRLMSPVVRQLVHDYGLDASRITPTGPGGRITRADVEREIRARGATRAVDRPASAAAAPSPVVSPPAAPSVAPPVEPAPARRASPTPRSGTGDTVEPLNNIRRRTAEHMVASKATSPHAYTVVEVDYENVERVRRAHRDEWKATEGFSLTYLPFIARAVIDALADFPHLNATVGDGELVVHNYVNLAIAVDLDFEGLLAPVIHEADDLRLRAIARAINDLATRARTKKLSVDDITGGTFTISNSGSFGSYLVLPIINQPQVAILSTDGVSRKPVVVTAEDGTEAVAIHSVGLLGMSWDHRAFDGGYAAAFLSAVKASIETRNWEAEL, from the coding sequence ATGGCCGAGATCCAGATGCCCCAGCTCGGTGAGTCGGTCACCGAGGGCACCATCACCAAGTGGTTCAAGGCGGTGGGCGACCACGTGGCCGAGGACGAGGTGCTCTTCGAGGTCTCCACCGACAAGGTCGACTCCGAGGTCCCCTCGCCCGTGTCCGGGTACCTGGCCGAGATCCGGGTCCCCGAAGGCGAGACGGTCGAGGTGGGCGCGGTGCTCGCGGTGGTGACCGAGGCTCCCGTCGAGGGTGCCGCGGCGGCACCGCCGCCACCCCGTGACGAGCCGGCCGCGCCGCCCACCGAGCAGCCGCCCGCGAAGGCCGCCGAGGCGCACCGGCCCGAGGCGGAACCCGTGCCCCCGCCGCCAGCGCCGTCGCCCCAGCCCCCGACGGCGTCCGCGGCGGCCCCTGCGGCGGCTACCGACGGCCAGACGAAAGGGCGGCTCATGTCGCCGGTGGTGCGCCAGCTCGTGCACGACTACGGGCTCGACGCCAGCCGGATCACCCCCACCGGGCCGGGCGGGCGGATCACCCGGGCGGACGTCGAGCGCGAGATCCGCGCTCGGGGGGCCACCCGGGCGGTGGACCGGCCTGCGTCGGCTGCCGCCGCGCCCTCGCCTGTCGTGTCCCCGCCTGCCGCGCCCTCTGTTGCTCCGCCCGTCGAGCCGGCACCAGCCCGGCGAGCCTCACCCACCCCGCGGTCGGGCACCGGCGACACGGTGGAGCCGCTCAACAACATCCGCCGCCGCACGGCCGAGCACATGGTGGCCTCCAAGGCCACCTCACCCCACGCCTACACCGTGGTGGAGGTCGACTACGAGAACGTCGAGCGGGTGCGGCGGGCGCACCGCGACGAGTGGAAGGCCACCGAGGGCTTCAGCCTCACCTACCTGCCCTTCATCGCCCGAGCGGTGATCGACGCGCTGGCCGACTTCCCGCACCTCAACGCCACCGTCGGTGACGGCGAGCTGGTGGTCCACAACTACGTCAACCTGGCCATCGCCGTCGACCTCGACTTCGAGGGTCTGCTGGCCCCCGTCATCCACGAGGCCGACGACCTGCGGCTGCGGGCGATCGCCCGGGCCATCAACGACCTCGCCACCCGGGCTCGCACCAAGAAGCTCTCCGTCGACGACATCACCGGGGGCACCTTCACGATCTCGAATTCCGGATCGTTCGGCAGCTATCTGGTGCTGCCGATCATCAACCAGCCGCAGGTGGCGATCCTCAGCACCGACGGGGTGTCCCGCAAGCCGGTGGTGGTCACCGCGGAGGACGGCACGGAGGCCGTGGCCATCCACTCGGTCGGGCTGCTGGGCATGAGCTGGGACCATCGCGCCTTCGACGGTGGGTACGCGGCCGCGTTCCTGTCCGCGGTGAAGGCGAGCATCGAGACCCGCAACTGGGAGGCGGAGCTCTGA